In Leptospira harrisiae, a genomic segment contains:
- the yihA gene encoding ribosome biogenesis GTP-binding protein YihA/YsxC produces the protein MHKYSKEIPFPETKFFTSIANLSEKEELDSIPSIAFMGRSNSGKSSLLNALSNHRGLAKVSRTPGKTKLINIFRTKEGFNLVDLPGFGYSKASHKEHKDMMKLLEGFLNTWKHLKLLFILCDSQREFPEEELSTIEVAMEKKIKPVVIRTKIDKLNQSAQHRVRTEMESAMNEIGIPFRVFYLSATTGRGIGELREFIVENMIDQTKVSK, from the coding sequence ATGCACAAGTATTCTAAAGAAATTCCATTTCCTGAAACTAAATTTTTCACTTCGATTGCAAACTTGAGTGAAAAAGAAGAATTGGACTCCATCCCTTCAATCGCCTTTATGGGAAGATCCAACTCTGGAAAATCAAGTTTACTAAATGCACTGTCCAACCACAGAGGACTTGCCAAAGTTTCGAGAACTCCTGGCAAAACAAAACTTATCAATATTTTTAGAACCAAAGAAGGATTTAATTTGGTCGACTTACCTGGGTTTGGTTATTCAAAAGCATCTCACAAAGAACATAAAGATATGATGAAACTTCTGGAAGGTTTTCTAAATACCTGGAAACATCTAAAGTTATTATTTATTCTTTGTGATTCGCAAAGAGAATTTCCTGAAGAAGAACTTTCAACTATCGAAGTTGCCATGGAGAAAAAAATTAAACCAGTTGTGATCAGGACAAAAATAGACAAACTAAATCAAAGTGCACAACACCGGGTCAGAACTGAAATGGAATCGGCTATGAATGAAATTGGTATTCCCTTTCGGGTGTTTTACCTTTCGGCAACTACTGGCAGGGGAATTGGAGAACTAAGAGAGTTTATTGTCGAAAATATGATAGATCAAACAAAGGTATCTAAATAA
- the omp85 gene encoding Omp85 family outer membrane protein: protein MYNHIVRSFTLLLFFSFFHGVLAQERAPRTDLPFEISEKKRLSERDFKIKKEGGYFTGLPLINSDPNVGIGYGARVLYFYNGTKSSPLFEYTPYRFRIFAQYFNTTKQAPYHMLSVDAPFIFDTKWRLRADLVYDRNPNSLYFGIGENTLQPLSYLERNDPSGHIRRNAPFADYEDNLNYRRPGNAGVGESPVVSDHRYNRYDIENPNFSTSGEYSFFGGTLRTVTGVRLSKQIIRTYDGKYNDAQLGPADGILGLLDIDRTVGTPQGETKVTRDDKDGKIRGMNGGYTNTIRAGIVYDTRDFEPDPNRGLFLEYTHERSTKAIGSTSEFNKNLVSGRIFLSPVQWFTNKPPEILEKFVIAARGTMVQTNGDAPFYEYRNMWGTESNQSGLGGRTTIRGYKQDRFVGQTMAFANFEIRWKFAEAEFGGQHFDFQLVPFYDVGRVWDRTEDANLKNYKHSRGLGLRIPWNQATVIYVDYAISNEDRQAFINFNHIF from the coding sequence ATGTACAATCATATAGTTAGAAGTTTCACACTTCTTTTGTTTTTTTCCTTTTTTCATGGGGTTCTCGCTCAGGAACGAGCACCCCGCACGGACCTTCCGTTTGAAATCTCTGAAAAGAAGAGGTTGAGCGAACGGGACTTTAAGATTAAAAAAGAGGGGGGATACTTTACAGGTCTTCCTTTGATTAACTCTGATCCGAATGTGGGGATTGGATATGGAGCAAGGGTGCTCTATTTTTACAATGGAACAAAATCTTCTCCATTGTTTGAATACACACCGTATCGTTTCCGTATTTTTGCTCAGTATTTTAATACAACCAAACAAGCTCCTTACCACATGTTGAGTGTGGATGCTCCCTTTATCTTTGATACAAAATGGAGACTTCGTGCGGATTTGGTTTATGACAGAAACCCGAACTCTCTTTACTTTGGGATTGGCGAAAATACCCTCCAACCTCTTTCTTATTTAGAAAGAAACGATCCGAGTGGTCATATCAGAAGAAATGCTCCATTTGCAGATTATGAAGACAATTTGAACTACCGACGACCTGGAAATGCAGGTGTTGGGGAATCTCCCGTTGTCAGTGATCATAGATACAATCGTTACGACATTGAAAATCCAAACTTTAGTACATCTGGTGAATATTCCTTCTTTGGTGGAACACTCCGTACGGTAACTGGGGTTCGTCTTTCTAAACAAATCATTCGTACCTATGATGGTAAATACAATGATGCACAATTAGGCCCTGCTGATGGAATTTTAGGTCTTCTCGATATCGATCGTACTGTTGGAACTCCGCAAGGAGAAACTAAAGTAACTCGCGATGATAAAGATGGAAAGATCCGAGGTATGAATGGCGGTTATACGAATACAATTCGTGCAGGTATTGTGTATGACACACGTGATTTTGAACCAGATCCAAACCGCGGATTGTTTTTAGAATACACTCACGAACGTTCCACAAAGGCCATCGGTTCTACTTCTGAGTTCAATAAAAACTTGGTGTCCGGTCGTATTTTTTTAAGTCCTGTCCAATGGTTCACAAACAAACCTCCTGAGATTTTGGAAAAGTTTGTGATTGCTGCTCGAGGAACCATGGTCCAAACCAATGGGGACGCTCCGTTTTATGAATACCGCAATATGTGGGGAACAGAATCCAATCAATCTGGTTTAGGTGGTAGGACAACCATTCGCGGTTACAAACAAGATCGTTTTGTCGGTCAAACTATGGCATTTGCCAACTTTGAAATTCGTTGGAAATTTGCTGAGGCGGAATTTGGGGGACAACACTTTGACTTCCAATTGGTTCCTTTCTATGATGTGGGACGAGTTTGGGATCGTACAGAAGATGCAAATCTTAAAAACTATAAACACTCTCGTGGTCTTGGATTAAGAATTCCATGGAACCAAGCAACTGTTATCTACGTTGATTATGCAATTTCAAATGAAGATAGACAAGCATTCATTAACTTTAACCATATATTTTAG
- a CDS encoding sigma-54-dependent Fis family transcriptional regulator encodes MSVKKFNPIQSIHEVATAMNSTQDPDGLLELILDRCIQICGVESGSLMLIDEKHGVLDAVTSRGMNQQLLRETKLKIGQGITGVAASTGKAKLVNDVSKDPDYIQVKEEIKSELVAPMIVEDDIIGVISLDSNRLNAFTAEMLEIVSVLSHQAGQIFKNLQTIRSLEQRTKIQATLIEISKVVSSTLDQNEVFDSIMVTMEKSLRLEKGSIVLFNKDEGLLRIVAASGLSPEEIDKGTYQPGEGITGKVYESGEPIIIESVASHPDFLNRVGYLSHFKHDPNNVSLLCAPILSEQTMLGVVNAFIVQNKHTDLKSFLDFLQVVASIISQSIKIQNLVEEAKKEISRENIQLKRELKNKYKFGSLIGKAASMEKMFEKIQLVADSRASVLITGESGTGKEMIANAIHYNSSRSENPFIKINCAAIPENLLESELFGHKKGSFTGAVTDKKGKFELADTGTIFLDEIGEMDLNLQSKLLRVLQEREIEAIGSTKAKKVDVRIIAATNAELEQLVAEKKFRADLFYRLNVVKINTPPLRDRVEDIPLLMNHFLEKYTKDNNKVVKGISREASKLLLKYRWPGNVRELENVIERAVVLAQDEVLSEDDFSDILSSIDDLPENTTEVTQLNHVESVSGAEPLDLGSGRLTPGQLDGLDGRAMEIVVSEVESRLIQYAMKKFRYTKTRVAKFLGINRNTLDKKIKELNIEY; translated from the coding sequence ATGAGCGTGAAAAAATTCAATCCCATTCAATCCATCCATGAAGTAGCGACCGCAATGAATTCCACCCAAGACCCGGATGGACTCCTCGAACTGATTTTGGATCGTTGCATCCAAATTTGTGGTGTGGAATCCGGATCTCTCATGCTCATCGACGAAAAACACGGAGTTTTAGACGCCGTAACGTCTCGGGGTATGAACCAACAGTTGTTGCGGGAAACCAAACTCAAAATTGGGCAAGGGATCACTGGGGTTGCAGCTTCCACAGGAAAAGCAAAACTAGTGAATGATGTTTCAAAGGATCCTGATTACATTCAGGTAAAAGAAGAAATCAAATCAGAGTTAGTTGCTCCTATGATTGTGGAAGATGATATTATTGGGGTCATTTCTCTCGATTCAAATCGTTTGAATGCTTTTACCGCAGAGATGTTGGAAATTGTTAGTGTTCTTTCACACCAAGCAGGTCAAATTTTTAAGAACCTACAAACCATTCGCAGTTTAGAACAAAGAACGAAAATCCAAGCGACACTAATCGAAATTTCAAAAGTGGTGAGTTCCACTTTAGATCAAAATGAAGTTTTTGATTCTATCATGGTGACAATGGAAAAATCACTTCGTTTAGAAAAGGGAAGTATTGTTTTATTTAATAAGGATGAAGGTCTTCTTCGTATAGTGGCCGCATCTGGATTATCTCCTGAGGAAATTGATAAGGGTACTTACCAACCAGGAGAAGGGATTACTGGAAAGGTGTATGAATCAGGAGAACCGATCATTATTGAGTCGGTGGCAAGCCATCCTGACTTTCTAAATCGAGTAGGATATTTATCTCACTTTAAACATGATCCGAATAACGTGAGTTTATTGTGTGCACCAATTCTAAGTGAACAGACAATGTTAGGTGTAGTGAATGCATTTATTGTTCAAAATAAACATACCGATTTAAAATCCTTTTTGGATTTTCTACAGGTTGTTGCTTCCATCATCTCTCAATCCATTAAAATTCAAAATTTGGTGGAAGAGGCTAAAAAAGAAATCTCTCGTGAAAATATACAGCTCAAAAGAGAATTAAAGAATAAATATAAATTTGGATCTCTTATTGGTAAAGCGGCTAGTATGGAGAAGATGTTTGAAAAAATCCAACTAGTTGCAGATTCTAGAGCATCGGTTTTGATTACAGGAGAATCCGGAACAGGAAAAGAGATGATTGCTAACGCAATTCATTATAATAGTTCTCGTTCGGAAAACCCATTTATTAAAATTAACTGTGCAGCGATTCCTGAAAATTTATTAGAGAGCGAACTATTCGGTCATAAAAAAGGTTCCTTTACTGGGGCAGTGACAGATAAAAAAGGAAAGTTTGAATTAGCAGATACCGGTACCATTTTTCTTGATGAAATTGGTGAAATGGATTTAAATTTACAATCAAAATTACTTCGGGTCTTGCAAGAACGAGAAATTGAAGCCATTGGTTCTACAAAAGCAAAGAAGGTGGATGTTCGAATCATAGCTGCAACCAATGCGGAGTTGGAGCAACTTGTTGCAGAGAAAAAGTTTAGAGCAGATTTGTTTTATCGATTGAATGTAGTAAAGATTAACACTCCTCCGTTACGTGATCGAGTTGAAGACATTCCTCTTTTAATGAATCACTTTTTGGAAAAATATACAAAAGACAATAATAAAGTAGTGAAAGGAATTTCGCGTGAAGCTTCAAAACTTTTATTAAAATACCGATGGCCAGGTAACGTTCGTGAGTTGGAGAATGTCATTGAAAGGGCTGTTGTACTTGCACAAGATGAAGTTTTAAGTGAGGATGATTTTTCCGATATTCTTTCTAGTATAGATGATTTACCTGAGAATACAACCGAAGTGACCCAACTGAATCATGTGGAATCAGTATCGGGGGCAGAACCATTGGATTTAGGTTCCGGTAGATTGACTCCAGGGCAATTGGATGGTTTGGATGGCCGTGCAATGGAAATTGTTGTGAGTGAAGTAGAGTCAAGGCTCATTCAGTATGCTATGAAGAAGTTTCGCTACACCAAAACCCGCGTAGCAAAATTTTTGGGAATCAATCGAAATACCTTAGATAAAAAAATCAAAGAATTAAATATCGAATACTAA
- the lsa25 gene encoding surface adhesin Lsa25, with the protein MKKLQYCFALLVLSFFMNCEMKPVDDIYGLSPEETNQLFAGLIANQSLRDNGNGTITDTAANLVWQKCTHGQVYRAGFNDCLGAPQGSIFNPYDTARAGAAPVAFCDSSTHACNSVAFPQVVQGFSSIGIAGVSELYAACQNSNFLGATWRVPTAIEYQRLVIPGRAATLQFFPSTQEDDYWTAWSNHEDLPGETAYAISFDRQSYGVQKNVVKTQRNYVRCIRTGP; encoded by the coding sequence ATGAAAAAACTTCAATATTGTTTCGCTCTTTTGGTCTTATCTTTTTTCATGAACTGTGAAATGAAACCAGTGGATGATATCTACGGTTTAAGTCCGGAAGAAACCAACCAACTGTTCGCAGGTCTTATTGCAAACCAAAGTCTTCGTGACAATGGAAACGGAACCATCACTGATACTGCCGCCAATTTAGTTTGGCAAAAATGTACACATGGTCAGGTATATCGTGCAGGATTTAACGATTGTTTGGGGGCTCCACAAGGTTCCATATTCAATCCGTATGATACAGCACGGGCTGGTGCAGCACCTGTTGCATTTTGTGACTCCTCAACGCATGCTTGTAACTCTGTGGCATTCCCACAAGTGGTACAAGGATTTTCCTCTATTGGAATTGCAGGAGTCAGTGAGTTGTATGCCGCTTGCCAGAACAGCAATTTTTTAGGGGCTACATGGCGAGTACCGACAGCCATTGAATACCAACGATTGGTAATTCCTGGTCGTGCAGCAACCCTCCAATTTTTTCCTTCCACACAGGAAGATGACTATTGGACTGCTTGGTCTAACCATGAAGACCTACCTGGAGAGACGGCTTATGCCATTTCATTTGACAGACAGTCTTATGGAGTCCAAAAGAATGTAGTCAAAACACAAAGGAATTATGTCCGTTGCATTCGGACTGGTCCTTAA
- a CDS encoding ATP-binding protein, whose protein sequence is MIPVIPTLISNLFELALSRMGNQLPSLWAKNKTQFLISYSGGKDSSILLLFCQYLKEKYQIPAPILFYLSHGIRSIETEENELFQFLEKTNFSFYFVKKKSQNFLLN, encoded by the coding sequence ATGATCCCGGTAATTCCTACTTTGATTTCAAATCTTTTTGAGTTGGCCCTCAGTAGAATGGGAAACCAACTCCCAAGTTTATGGGCAAAAAATAAAACACAGTTTCTTATCTCCTATTCGGGAGGAAAAGACTCTTCTATTTTACTTCTCTTTTGTCAGTATCTAAAAGAAAAATACCAAATCCCAGCTCCTATTTTGTTTTATTTGTCACATGGCATTCGTTCGATTGAAACAGAAGAAAACGAACTATTTCAGTTTTTAGAAAAAACTAACTTCTCTTTTTATTTTGTAAAAAAAAAATCCCAAAACTTTCTCTTAAACTAA
- a CDS encoding GAF domain-containing SpoIIE family protein phosphatase, whose translation MNREPTDDRICLLCAESQVPNGITKNGRFFCQTCDREWILEKRKIPRIGHNILSSQEKTEFLLDNLSLFNSSMGLEDLMQRFTELISARLKRDKVAVFITNLELGGIKLVYYSSRQKTLQRAIKRIALDYDLSYGVLIESMAKGEPCFYKFTDQKHPFYEFYSKLTGTKSQLVIPILYANTAVGLLTIDYDEEDYSDFREDQEILQLVIGQFAVSLRNSLLFSKSENQSKNFQSLHTAALTLSQMYLNNHDEMIRMILLTLSGIVESSFTCLIESPKETSKTKIFKLYRDLENYQIQTETIMIATEEINSLLQTKENMVMNPTNQTILQSIGIEGKESVIFPLSLENGTRCVFVLTKQDSRFPNDEIEALNAFISLARITMENSNLYQNLSNKERLEKEIEIAKEIQSTLLPRKAPEAEGFSFGGFMVPARGIGGDYYDFILSPNRNELFICIGDVSGKGVAAGLVMATVRTILHSLVRVKDSPWEILNDINNYLYSNYKEAITPRFMSMILLRWNLITGEVHYSGAGHGNFYHFHSESNSLSIIETEGVILGIKPDISAFRNESKLKFDSGDTILLYTDGVTEALNTSEIQFGEPQLQSSFLSYIQLEPKNILEKIYSELKEFVKEQEQHDDITMVAVRKI comes from the coding sequence ATGAACCGAGAGCCCACTGATGACCGGATCTGTTTGCTCTGTGCAGAATCTCAAGTTCCCAATGGAATCACAAAAAATGGGCGTTTTTTCTGCCAAACTTGCGACAGGGAATGGATTTTAGAAAAACGAAAAATCCCAAGGATAGGGCACAACATCCTGTCTTCCCAAGAGAAAACTGAATTTCTTTTAGACAACCTTTCATTATTCAACTCCTCCATGGGTTTGGAAGATTTGATGCAAAGGTTTACAGAACTTATCTCCGCACGTCTAAAACGAGACAAAGTTGCAGTATTTATCACCAATCTAGAGTTAGGTGGAATAAAACTAGTTTATTATTCTAGCCGTCAAAAAACTTTACAAAGAGCTATCAAACGAATTGCTTTAGATTATGATTTAAGTTATGGAGTCCTTATTGAATCAATGGCAAAAGGGGAACCATGTTTTTATAAATTTACTGATCAAAAACATCCATTTTACGAATTTTATTCAAAACTCACAGGAACCAAATCTCAATTGGTGATTCCCATCCTATATGCAAATACTGCAGTAGGATTGTTAACCATTGATTACGATGAAGAAGATTATTCTGATTTCCGAGAAGACCAAGAAATTTTACAATTGGTTATAGGACAATTTGCTGTATCGTTAAGAAATTCACTGCTTTTTTCTAAATCAGAAAATCAATCCAAGAACTTTCAAAGTTTACATACAGCCGCACTCACCTTAAGCCAAATGTATTTAAATAATCACGATGAAATGATAAGGATGATTCTTTTAACTTTGTCAGGAATAGTTGAATCTTCGTTTACTTGTTTGATTGAAAGTCCGAAAGAAACATCCAAAACAAAAATATTTAAACTCTATAGAGACCTAGAAAATTATCAAATTCAAACAGAAACTATAATGATCGCAACAGAAGAGATAAATTCTCTTTTGCAAACCAAAGAGAATATGGTGATGAATCCAACTAACCAAACGATTCTTCAATCCATCGGAATTGAAGGGAAAGAATCTGTAATTTTTCCTCTTAGTTTGGAGAATGGCACCCGATGCGTTTTTGTTCTCACAAAACAAGATAGTCGGTTTCCAAATGATGAAATAGAAGCTTTAAATGCTTTTATTTCATTAGCAAGAATCACAATGGAAAATTCCAATTTATACCAGAACCTTTCTAACAAAGAAAGATTGGAAAAAGAAATTGAAATCGCAAAAGAAATTCAAAGTACACTTTTACCACGAAAAGCTCCAGAGGCCGAAGGATTTTCCTTTGGTGGTTTTATGGTACCGGCCCGAGGTATTGGTGGTGATTATTATGACTTTATATTATCACCTAACAGAAACGAATTGTTTATTTGTATTGGTGATGTAAGTGGTAAAGGTGTTGCTGCTGGACTTGTTATGGCAACGGTAAGAACCATCCTTCATTCCCTGGTTCGAGTGAAGGATTCACCATGGGAAATTTTAAACGATATCAATAATTACCTTTATTCCAATTATAAAGAAGCAATCACACCTCGTTTTATGAGTATGATTCTGCTTCGATGGAATCTCATCACTGGAGAAGTCCATTATTCCGGTGCTGGGCATGGAAATTTTTACCACTTCCATTCTGAATCAAACTCACTTTCAATCATTGAAACTGAGGGTGTCATTTTGGGAATCAAACCAGACATTTCCGCCTTTCGAAACGAATCGAAACTCAAATTTGATTCTGGAGACACGATTTTACTCTATACAGATGGGGTAACAGAAGCCCTAAACACAAGTGAAATCCAGTTTGGAGAACCGCAACTCCAATCTAGTTTTCTTTCCTATATCCAATTAGAGCCAAAAAACATATTAGAGAAAATCTACTCAGAACTAAAAGAATTTGTCAAAGAACAGGAACAACACGATGATATCACTATGGTGGCAGTAAGGAAGATATGA
- a CDS encoding acetyl-CoA carboxylase biotin carboxylase subunit, with product MKPIQKILIANRGEIAVRVIRTAKKMGIKTVAVFSDPDAQSLFVQSADEAFSLGGTDARSSYLDVEKVVKACLATGADAVHPGYGFLSENTDFASQLEKHGIRFIGPKPHSIEAMGDKIGSRLLVAKSGVPVVPGYEGASQEISVFQKEAEKIGYPIMAKASAGGGGKGMRRINTPEELETGILSAKREALSAFGDDRILLEKYITNPRHVEFQIFGDTKGNIIHLHERDCSLQRRHQKVVEETPAPRYPSELKTKMSEAAVMAAKAVQYEGAGTVEFILGESGEFYFLEMNTRLQVEHPVTEMTTDLDLVEWQIRVCQGEVLPQLQTPSQKGHAMEVRIYAEDPKEGFLPSIGRIHHLSFPSRDYLRIDSGVVSGSEITMFYDPMIAKMIVWGEDRLTAIHRLIECLSETIVFGPKTNLQFLQRLVSAKEFAEGKVSTHFIADNEVELLSDNTKEELKLALSGTFFTSKELTSPWIKETT from the coding sequence ATGAAGCCAATCCAAAAAATACTCATCGCCAACCGAGGAGAAATTGCCGTTCGTGTCATTCGCACTGCAAAAAAAATGGGAATCAAGACGGTTGCTGTTTTTTCCGATCCAGATGCACAAAGTTTATTTGTTCAATCTGCGGATGAAGCGTTCTCCTTAGGGGGAACAGATGCACGTTCTTCCTACTTAGATGTCGAAAAAGTCGTAAAGGCTTGTCTTGCGACAGGTGCGGATGCAGTCCATCCAGGATATGGATTTTTGTCAGAAAATACTGACTTTGCTTCTCAATTAGAAAAACATGGAATTCGATTCATCGGGCCAAAACCTCACTCCATAGAAGCAATGGGTGATAAAATAGGCTCACGTTTGTTAGTTGCAAAAAGTGGAGTTCCTGTCGTTCCAGGATACGAAGGTGCTTCCCAAGAAATCTCTGTATTTCAAAAAGAAGCAGAAAAAATTGGATACCCCATTATGGCAAAAGCCAGCGCTGGTGGCGGGGGAAAGGGAATGCGTCGAATCAACACACCTGAAGAATTGGAAACGGGTATTCTCTCTGCAAAGCGGGAAGCACTTTCTGCTTTTGGTGATGATCGTATTTTATTAGAGAAATACATTACAAATCCACGGCACGTTGAGTTCCAAATTTTTGGAGATACAAAAGGTAATATCATTCATCTACATGAAAGGGATTGTTCCTTACAAAGACGACACCAGAAAGTGGTCGAAGAAACTCCTGCTCCAAGATATCCATCCGAATTAAAAACAAAAATGTCAGAAGCAGCTGTTATGGCTGCAAAGGCAGTACAATACGAAGGTGCTGGGACCGTCGAATTCATATTAGGTGAATCTGGCGAGTTTTATTTTTTAGAAATGAACACTCGATTGCAGGTGGAACATCCAGTCACTGAAATGACAACAGATCTTGATTTGGTGGAATGGCAAATTCGGGTTTGCCAGGGAGAGGTTTTACCTCAATTACAAACTCCATCACAAAAAGGACATGCCATGGAAGTCCGTATTTACGCGGAAGATCCGAAAGAGGGATTTTTGCCATCCATTGGACGTATTCATCATTTATCTTTTCCTTCAAGAGATTACTTACGAATTGATTCCGGAGTGGTTTCTGGATCTGAGATCACTATGTTTTATGATCCAATGATTGCAAAAATGATTGTTTGGGGAGAAGATCGACTTACAGCCATTCATCGACTGATTGAATGTTTGTCGGAAACCATTGTTTTTGGTCCAAAGACCAATCTACAATTTTTGCAAAGGTTGGTTTCGGCAAAGGAATTTGCGGAAGGAAAGGTATCAACTCACTTCATCGCTGATAATGAGGTTGAACTTTTATCTGACAACACCAAAGAAGAATTAAAATTAGCCTTGAGTGGAACTTTTTTTACATCTAAAGAACTAACCAGCCCTTGGATCAAGGAAACTACCTAA
- a CDS encoding tRNA lysidine(34) synthetase — MVRYHELKKITDKNPGIILTGHHCKDYTESIFLHLTRGGGKKVFYTLPPFDGERFLPLVFFEDKELEQLYQFVSENIKIFEDESNHDPIYKRNRIRMDLLPILEKENWNFHKTYWNFHDRSQLDLKFGLRSQSVSKPNPHIFRIPHETWTSLSLSAKKDLIDFHLKLLGHYPLYKSGFDNFHLQSEGERAFLENKNCFLYKSKFGDLFIIDKKSPAFKKAVSFREGENLCIEWNQNRFKLPDPQEKYNLGSWHHGQKIQIRSGNKEISECMRENGIPFFLRTYIPILYFDGEPIQILFSLFSKSEKNYPKRIYLER, encoded by the coding sequence TTGGTTCGTTACCACGAACTAAAAAAAATTACTGATAAAAACCCCGGCATCATCCTCACAGGGCACCACTGCAAAGATTACACAGAATCTATTTTTTTGCACCTAACGAGAGGAGGTGGTAAAAAGGTTTTTTATACTCTCCCTCCTTTTGACGGGGAACGTTTTTTACCCTTGGTTTTCTTTGAAGATAAAGAACTGGAACAACTATACCAATTTGTTTCAGAGAATATAAAAATTTTCGAAGATGAATCAAATCACGATCCAATTTATAAACGCAATCGAATCCGGATGGATTTGCTTCCCATATTAGAAAAAGAAAATTGGAACTTTCATAAAACCTATTGGAATTTTCATGATAGGTCCCAATTGGATCTTAAGTTTGGTTTAAGATCGCAATCTGTCTCAAAACCAAATCCTCATATCTTTCGTATCCCACATGAAACTTGGACGAGCCTTAGTTTATCCGCAAAAAAAGACCTAATCGATTTTCATTTAAAACTACTTGGACATTATCCATTATACAAATCTGGATTTGATAACTTTCATCTTCAGTCTGAAGGTGAAAGAGCCTTTTTAGAAAACAAAAATTGTTTTTTATACAAATCAAAGTTTGGTGATTTGTTTATCATTGATAAAAAATCGCCAGCCTTCAAAAAAGCTGTTTCTTTTCGAGAAGGAGAAAATCTGTGTATCGAATGGAATCAAAACAGATTTAAATTACCGGACCCACAAGAAAAATATAACCTAGGGTCTTGGCATCATGGCCAAAAAATCCAAATTCGCTCAGGAAATAAGGAAATTTCTGAATGTATGCGCGAAAACGGAATTCCCTTCTTTTTGAGAACCTATATTCCTATTCTGTATTTTGACGGAGAACCCATCCAAATTTTGTTTTCTCTGTTTTCCAAAAGCGAAAAGAATTATCCCAAACGAATCTATCTAGAAAGGTGA
- a CDS encoding acetyl-CoA carboxylase biotin carboxyl carrier protein subunit: MDYLFETKSGPASVCISGSSVRVRLAAHSFLFQLENLIKEESPSSNTNLLQSVTMYDGSILKYLKVRNEIFLHWKGETWSGKLTERLYEGGGQTSPEIKSPMPGKVVQISTSVGKEHKVGDTLLILEAMKMENAVKAPYACRVEEIRKVQGDLVQQDEVLIILHRIEPEKT, translated from the coding sequence ATGGATTATTTATTTGAAACAAAGTCCGGACCTGCTTCCGTTTGTATCAGTGGTTCCTCCGTTCGTGTTCGCTTGGCAGCTCATTCTTTTTTATTCCAATTGGAAAATTTGATCAAAGAAGAAAGTCCATCCAGTAATACAAATCTGTTACAATCGGTGACTATGTATGATGGATCTATATTAAAATACCTGAAAGTACGAAATGAAATTTTCCTACACTGGAAAGGGGAAACATGGAGTGGAAAACTCACTGAACGGTTGTATGAAGGTGGAGGGCAAACTTCGCCGGAAATCAAAAGTCCTATGCCAGGAAAAGTAGTGCAAATCTCTACTAGTGTGGGAAAGGAACACAAAGTTGGGGACACACTTTTGATTTTGGAGGCAATGAAGATGGAGAACGCCGTTAAGGCTCCTTATGCTTGCCGTGTGGAAGAAATTCGCAAAGTACAAGGTGACCTTGTCCAACAAGACGAGGTGCTCATCATATTACACAGAATCGAACCGGAAAAAACATAA